One window of Methanobacterium alkalithermotolerans genomic DNA carries:
- a CDS encoding TIGR00454 family protein, which translates to MVTAVIMAGGKGTRLKLNGEKPLLKLKDRPMIDWVIQNLKKSSIEKLVVATSKHTPQTHKYLENRGMEIIKTPGNGYLEDLKIILSYFEAKDPSEVLLFISSDLPMVKGEIIDEILSRYHESHLPAMCVAVPLEIFNKYDLKPSFVWEGIVPSGVNILRSLNKIQDEEVILVPKIELALNINTCHDIKVLERLLVIE; encoded by the coding sequence ATGGTAACTGCAGTGATTATGGCCGGTGGTAAGGGCACCCGACTAAAATTAAATGGCGAGAAGCCTTTACTAAAATTAAAGGATAGGCCCATGATTGACTGGGTCATCCAAAATCTGAAAAAATCATCTATAGAAAAATTGGTGGTGGCCACCAGCAAACATACTCCCCAAACCCACAAATATCTGGAAAATAGGGGCATGGAAATAATCAAAACTCCTGGAAATGGATATTTAGAAGATCTTAAGATTATTCTTTCTTATTTTGAAGCAAAAGATCCATCAGAAGTTTTATTATTTATTAGTTCTGATCTTCCCATGGTAAAAGGTGAAATTATAGATGAAATTCTTAGCAGATACCATGAATCCCACCTGCCTGCCATGTGTGTGGCGGTTCCTCTGGAAATTTTTAATAAATATGATTTGAAACCCTCTTTTGTATGGGAGGGCATAGTACCATCAGGAGTAAATATATTAAGGAGTTTAAATAAGATACAAGATGAGGAAGTTATTTTAGTTCCTAAAATTGAACTTGCCTTAAATATTAATACTTGTCATGACATAAAAGTCTTAGAGAGATTATTGGTGATAGAATGA